A portion of the Eubacterium maltosivorans genome contains these proteins:
- a CDS encoding SDR family NAD(P)-dependent oxidoreductase — MMKIAIITGASSGLGREFVKQVSAQGQVEEIWAIARRKERLDALNMETATPVRALALDLRNIKDLDALTERLEKEQPDVRLFIGAAGIGKLGTYAEVTEADTNALIDLNCRGAVDVTLRVLPYMNKGARLMQICSVAAFMPLPGMNLYAASKAFLLSYTRALRWELFGRGIRVTAVCPYWIKDTEFVPTASRNADRSAVRHFPLASTVQTVAHRSLLDSRMGVAVSTPGLISLSLRVFDAVVPHFIGMGIWDKARKL, encoded by the coding sequence ATGATGAAAATTGCGATTATCACCGGAGCATCCAGCGGGCTGGGCCGCGAATTCGTAAAACAGGTCAGCGCCCAGGGCCAGGTCGAGGAAATCTGGGCCATAGCCCGGAGAAAGGAACGCCTCGACGCGCTGAACATGGAGACGGCCACGCCTGTGCGCGCACTGGCACTGGACCTGAGAAATATAAAGGACCTCGACGCACTTACCGAGCGCTTGGAGAAGGAGCAGCCCGATGTCCGGCTGTTTATCGGCGCGGCCGGTATTGGCAAGCTGGGTACCTACGCGGAGGTGACCGAGGCGGACACCAACGCCCTCATTGACTTAAACTGCCGTGGTGCCGTGGACGTCACCCTGAGGGTGCTGCCCTATATGAATAAGGGAGCGCGCCTTATGCAGATCTGCTCAGTGGCGGCTTTTATGCCTCTGCCGGGCATGAATCTGTACGCAGCCTCCAAGGCCTTTCTGCTCAGCTATACCAGAGCCCTGCGCTGGGAGCTGTTCGGCCGGGGCATCCGGGTGACCGCGGTCTGCCCCTACTGGATCAAGGACACCGAGTTTGTGCCCACAGCCAGCAGAAACGCGGACCGGTCCGCGGTGCGCCACTTTCCACTGGCATCCACCGTTCAGACTGTTGCCCACCGTTCCCTTTTAGACAGCCGTATGGGCGTGGCCGTCTCAACCCCAGGGCTTATCAGCCTGAGCCTGCGCGTCTTTGACGCTGTGGTGCCCCATTTTATCGGCATGGGTATCTGGGACAAGGCCCGGAAGCTATAA
- a CDS encoding CHC2 zinc finger domain-containing protein: MIKNYRSIFNVVREETNIVTAARFYGVAVDRHGRALCPFHSDHHPSLSFKDNRFTCFACGARGSVIDLVMQIFHISPLEAAKKLQEDFNLKVEVRGQSHKANDVAAKGAADTRSVKQETNGTKSARRKAKPTNTLCSPSCIMAPTDSTEAVLAAALRDQLADMEAYYSRLHRELCKNTEKYKPYKSLETVSDKYVEALFQLPVVSHYLDILDSGAPSERVELYRAYKRKELIQYEQE, translated from the coding sequence TTGATAAAAAACTATCGATCAATCTTTAACGTCGTCAGGGAAGAAACCAATATTGTGACGGCTGCCCGCTTTTACGGGGTGGCAGTTGACCGGCATGGGAGGGCCTTGTGTCCGTTTCACAGCGATCATCATCCCAGTCTGTCTTTTAAAGACAACCGGTTCACCTGCTTTGCCTGTGGGGCCAGAGGGAGCGTCATCGATTTGGTCATGCAGATTTTCCATATTTCTCCATTGGAAGCGGCAAAGAAGCTTCAGGAAGATTTCAATCTAAAGGTGGAGGTCAGAGGTCAAAGCCATAAGGCCAACGACGTTGCGGCGAAAGGAGCGGCGGATACAAGAAGCGTGAAGCAGGAAACGAACGGGACGAAAAGCGCGCGGCGCAAAGCGAAACCAACGAACACCCTGTGCAGCCCTTCGTGTATTATGGCTCCGACGGACAGCACGGAGGCGGTACTGGCAGCGGCGCTCCGGGACCAGCTGGCAGATATGGAAGCGTACTATAGCAGACTACACCGTGAGCTATGTAAAAATACTGAGAAATATAAGCCCTACAAATCACTGGAAACCGTGTCCGACAAGTATGTCGAGGCCCTGTTTCAATTGCCCGTGGTATCCCATTATCTGGATATCCTGGATAGCGGCGCCCCGTCCGAGAGGGTGGAGCTTTACCGCGCTTATAAAAGAAAGGAACTTATACAGTATGAACAAGAATAG
- a CDS encoding DUF4160 domain-containing protein: protein MPSLFKIGGYTVYFWSNENDEPIHVHVCRGKPSPGATKLWLTAAGGCVLAGNRGRIPQSELNELLDIIAAQYFMICDAWKRHFCVDEIKFYC from the coding sequence GTGCCTAGTTTGTTTAAAATAGGCGGCTACACTGTTTATTTCTGGTCTAATGAGAATGATGAACCCATTCATGTACACGTATGCCGGGGAAAGCCGTCGCCGGGCGCCACTAAGTTATGGCTGACAGCCGCTGGCGGATGTGTGCTCGCGGGCAACAGAGGGCGTATCCCTCAAAGTGAACTCAATGAGCTTCTCGATATTATCGCAGCTCAGTATTTCATGATCTGTGACGCGTGGAAAAGGCATTTCTGCGTGGATGAAATTAAATTCTATTGCTGA
- a CDS encoding glycoside hydrolase family 3 protein, which translates to MKRLLSLFLIISACGLLITGCSPALTLSQFFSPVTFTGYLLKSDDATLTLLCQNEGAKEPETSVFDLTGLPQGSLPETGSEVKITLKAGTDTESLETQGDPLPVRRLEVLTASDAAEKSFHSLLAEKLLAGMSLEEKVGQMFFARYPGPAAPEDEKTWQFGGTILFGRDFKDKSPDQIRAEINACQDAARVPMLVGVDEEGGDVVRVSGNPAIRAEGFPSPQTLLQKGGMDAVTADAHEKDALLKSLNINVNFAPVCDLSQNPADYIYSRTTGRDAATTAEYAKNVAGAMTSDGMGSVLKHFPGYGPGGDTHKDFSRDSRPLETFESQDFLPFRAGVQAGAGSVLVSHNVIEAMDPDHPASLSPKVHEVLRDALDFDGVILTDDLDMEAITKAYGADTAAVQAVAAGNDMILSSRYTIEIPAVVEAVRKGTLSEDQIDASVRRVLAWKMDLGLIEN; encoded by the coding sequence ATGAAACGACTTTTATCACTCTTTTTAATCATATCGGCCTGCGGGCTCCTGATCACAGGCTGTTCCCCGGCCCTCACCCTGTCCCAGTTCTTCTCCCCGGTCACCTTTACAGGCTACCTGCTGAAAAGCGACGACGCCACCCTCACCCTCCTCTGCCAGAATGAGGGCGCCAAAGAGCCTGAAACCAGCGTTTTTGACCTTACCGGCCTCCCACAGGGCAGTCTGCCCGAAACCGGCTCAGAAGTCAAAATCACGCTGAAAGCCGGCACAGACACCGAAAGCCTGGAGACCCAAGGCGACCCTCTGCCCGTCCGCAGGCTGGAAGTCCTGACCGCTTCAGACGCGGCTGAAAAATCCTTTCATAGCCTGCTGGCAGAGAAACTTCTGGCCGGCATGAGCCTTGAGGAAAAGGTGGGCCAGATGTTCTTTGCCCGCTACCCCGGCCCCGCCGCTCCCGAGGACGAAAAAACCTGGCAGTTTGGCGGCACCATCCTCTTTGGGCGCGACTTTAAGGATAAAAGCCCTGACCAGATCCGGGCTGAAATCAACGCCTGTCAGGACGCGGCCAGGGTTCCCATGCTGGTGGGCGTAGATGAGGAAGGCGGCGACGTGGTGCGTGTCAGCGGCAACCCGGCGATTCGCGCCGAGGGCTTCCCTTCTCCCCAGACCCTGCTGCAAAAGGGCGGTATGGACGCGGTCACCGCCGACGCCCACGAGAAGGACGCACTGCTTAAATCCCTGAATATCAATGTCAATTTCGCTCCAGTCTGCGACCTGTCCCAGAACCCCGCAGACTATATCTACTCCCGGACCACCGGAAGGGACGCAGCCACCACAGCTGAGTACGCGAAAAATGTGGCAGGCGCCATGACCTCAGACGGTATGGGCTCTGTGCTCAAGCATTTTCCGGGCTATGGTCCCGGCGGCGATACCCACAAGGATTTCTCCCGGGACAGCCGCCCCCTTGAAACCTTTGAGTCTCAGGATTTTCTCCCCTTCAGGGCCGGCGTTCAGGCCGGCGCGGGCAGTGTGCTGGTTAGCCACAATGTCATTGAAGCCATGGACCCGGATCATCCGGCGTCTCTGTCGCCAAAGGTACACGAGGTTCTTCGGGACGCGCTGGATTTTGACGGCGTTATCCTCACCGACGACCTGGACATGGAGGCCATCACCAAGGCCTACGGCGCGGACACCGCCGCGGTGCAGGCTGTGGCCGCCGGCAACGACATGATCCTGAGCTCCCGCTATACCATCGAGATCCCGGCGGTGGTCGAGGCTGTCCGAAAAGGGACCCTCTCCGAGGATCAGATCGACGCCTCGGTCAGACGGGTGCTCGCCTGGAAAATGGACCTGGGCCTCATTGAAAATTAA
- a CDS encoding MerR family transcriptional regulator translates to MENKATLTISEFAKLSGVSRKTLIYYDKIGLFCPETVNPESGYRYYSYLQLDVISAIYALKEIGTPLKDIKVYLDKRTPERLVALFEERKAKIDAEIKSLKRISDMMESRIRMTRASSTIDTKRISVEYMPAERIFISPDISNVDDASIWDVIQEFYEYCSLYNISYGYPVGDIVSMESLLQGEWHFPTWYFARLDEPMALPHIGLKPAGYYAVGYIYGNYDSVDELYERINAYIEKNGLVIDGCGYRESILDEIAVQDPEDYLFQVSVKVEKPPEEDKNRDPGSAQAF, encoded by the coding sequence ATGGAAAACAAGGCAACATTAACCATCAGCGAGTTTGCGAAGCTCTCGGGCGTCAGCCGCAAAACGTTAATATACTATGATAAGATTGGTCTTTTCTGCCCAGAGACAGTCAATCCCGAAAGCGGATACCGCTACTATTCGTATCTACAGCTCGATGTGATCAGCGCCATCTATGCTTTGAAGGAGATTGGAACGCCTTTGAAAGATATCAAGGTTTATCTGGATAAAAGGACGCCGGAGCGGCTGGTGGCACTGTTTGAGGAGCGGAAGGCCAAGATCGATGCGGAGATCAAAAGCCTGAAACGGATCAGCGATATGATGGAGTCCAGAATCAGAATGACCCGCGCCAGCAGCACCATTGACACCAAGCGGATCTCTGTAGAATATATGCCAGCTGAGCGCATTTTTATCAGCCCGGATATTTCGAATGTCGACGATGCGTCCATCTGGGATGTCATTCAGGAATTTTATGAGTACTGCTCCCTTTACAACATCAGCTACGGCTATCCAGTGGGGGACATTGTGTCCATGGAAAGCCTGCTTCAGGGAGAATGGCATTTCCCGACCTGGTATTTCGCGCGGCTGGACGAGCCCATGGCGCTGCCGCACATTGGTCTCAAGCCTGCTGGTTATTACGCGGTAGGGTATATCTATGGGAATTACGACAGCGTTGATGAGCTGTATGAGCGGATCAATGCTTATATTGAAAAAAATGGCCTGGTCATCGACGGCTGCGGCTACCGGGAATCCATCCTGGACGAGATCGCCGTGCAGGATCCGGAGGATTACCTGTTTCAGGTTTCTGTAAAGGTAGAAAAGCCGCCGGAGGAAGATAAAAATAGAGACCCGGGAAGCGCCCAGGCCTTTTGA
- a CDS encoding YfjI family protein, whose product MNKNRAQRHYSDDIEAMTGLLTEEERKDLIIEETKKKINFKPIIPLDGSAANAVPAFPVESLPGAVQDFVLAAAASIGVPVAMTGSAALGVLAAAVQKKAKVKAKGDWTESLCLYILLIARSSERKSPVMRKMTRPIELYEEMVNEKMAEDIEAYDHQEQFYKKKIKYLEGKAARGVIDYTDAQEAREELASLKPTRPLRLTAGDVTPEVLVNLLEENNERMAIFAAEGGLFGTMSGRYSGAVNIDVFLNAYSQDKMTVDRVGRRTRILRDAHLTMVMAVQPHVVCEFEGKKEFQELGLTGRFLYAMPDSLVGTRNSREAPDVPPQVEAAYCQLITELLAMDAGIKGGVMLEMTEEARDLFFDFDHDTESRLTEDYECIEPFAGKVSGTVLRMAGILHYAAHGPRAAEIKISRSTVAKAIDLAEYYLAEKLRVFSLTSSDAETQAAAYVLKRAMTAGKDSLTQREIAQRCKGKGMHADDVESSLALLAAHHYLVPVPAEYAGTGRRSIRYFINPELLKTGATGEEGHNALVPVITPAEPEGFTQEERAVTV is encoded by the coding sequence ATGAACAAGAATAGAGCACAGCGACATTACAGCGACGACATTGAGGCTATGACAGGCCTTTTAACCGAAGAGGAGCGAAAAGATCTGATCATTGAGGAGACAAAGAAAAAAATAAACTTCAAGCCAATCATCCCACTTGACGGCAGTGCGGCCAACGCCGTGCCCGCCTTTCCGGTGGAGAGCCTGCCCGGCGCAGTACAGGATTTTGTCCTGGCGGCCGCGGCCAGCATCGGGGTGCCGGTGGCCATGACCGGCAGCGCGGCCCTGGGGGTTTTAGCCGCCGCGGTGCAGAAAAAAGCCAAGGTGAAAGCCAAAGGCGACTGGACCGAGTCCCTGTGCCTTTACATCCTGCTGATCGCCCGCTCATCGGAGCGGAAATCACCGGTTATGCGTAAAATGACCAGGCCCATCGAGCTTTATGAGGAGATGGTCAATGAAAAGATGGCCGAAGACATCGAAGCCTACGATCATCAGGAGCAGTTTTATAAGAAGAAAATCAAATATCTGGAAGGAAAAGCCGCCCGGGGCGTCATTGACTACACCGATGCCCAGGAGGCCAGAGAAGAGCTGGCGTCGCTTAAGCCCACGCGTCCTCTGCGCCTGACAGCAGGCGATGTGACCCCCGAGGTACTGGTCAACCTTTTGGAAGAGAACAACGAGCGCATGGCCATTTTTGCGGCGGAGGGCGGCCTTTTTGGCACCATGAGCGGCCGCTACAGCGGCGCGGTCAATATCGACGTGTTCCTCAACGCCTATTCACAGGACAAGATGACTGTCGACCGGGTTGGCCGCAGAACCCGTATTCTCAGAGACGCCCACCTCACCATGGTCATGGCCGTACAGCCCCATGTGGTGTGTGAATTTGAGGGGAAGAAAGAATTTCAGGAGCTGGGCCTGACCGGCCGGTTTCTGTACGCCATGCCCGACAGTCTGGTGGGCACCCGCAACAGCCGGGAGGCGCCGGACGTCCCGCCCCAGGTCGAGGCAGCCTACTGCCAGCTCATCACCGAGCTGCTGGCCATGGACGCCGGGATTAAAGGCGGTGTGATGCTGGAAATGACTGAAGAAGCCAGAGATTTGTTCTTTGACTTTGACCACGACACCGAGAGCCGCCTGACCGAAGACTACGAATGCATTGAGCCCTTTGCTGGAAAGGTCAGTGGTACCGTTCTGCGGATGGCGGGCATTCTTCACTACGCGGCCCACGGCCCCCGGGCGGCTGAGATCAAAATCAGCCGTTCGACCGTGGCCAAGGCCATTGATCTGGCCGAGTATTATCTGGCAGAAAAGCTGCGGGTCTTTAGCCTGACAAGCAGCGACGCCGAAACCCAGGCCGCGGCCTATGTCCTTAAACGGGCCATGACCGCGGGCAAAGACAGCCTGACCCAACGGGAGATCGCTCAGCGCTGTAAGGGTAAAGGGATGCACGCAGACGATGTGGAATCGTCACTGGCGCTGCTGGCAGCCCACCACTATCTGGTGCCCGTACCGGCCGAATACGCCGGAACCGGACGCCGGAGCATCCGTTATTTTATAAACCCCGAACTCCTTAAAACAGGCGCCACAGGGGAAGAGGGCCACAATGCCCTCGTGCCGGTGATCACACCGGCGGAACCGGAGGGCTTCACACAGGAGGAAAGGGCGGTGACGGTCTGA
- a CDS encoding ABC transporter ATP-binding protein has product MTRLFKFLMPYRKTLILVVVLLFLQTLGTLYIPTLTADIVNNGIVYGDIPYIIRTGGIMLLFAVMTGVFAILGTWFSAILSSGTGRDIRNALFRKAQRFSINDFNSIGTASMITRNTSDVNQIQQAVIMMLQMMLPAPIMAVAGLILAFSKNAFMGGIIVATMVLFMILAVIIERKTMPLFGLLQTGMDKINRFMREYITGVRVIRAFNRTDFERRRVNTSFEDYANTAIRINKIFAVAMPLVLMLLNLCTLAIIWFGGIQIGKGAMEIGDIMAVIEYAMLILFYLVMAVMVFTMIPRAEACAKRISEVLDLEPEIADAPAELTADPSDEKLAFHHVTFCYQGAEEPVLSDLNFTCRAGETTAIIGGTGSGKSTIASLIPRFYDIQAGSITIDGVDIKTLSQRDLRNKVGFVPQKAFLFSGTIADNLRYGKEDATMDELQRAARIAQADTFIGDLKYGYETRVAQGGNNFSGGQKQRLSIARALVKKADVYIFDDSFSALDFKTDANLRAALKAEIKGAAIIVVAQRVSSIVDADQIIVLDNGIIAGKGTHRELLENCPVYREIAESQLSKEELA; this is encoded by the coding sequence ATGACTCGATTATTTAAATTCTTAATGCCCTATCGTAAAACACTTATTCTTGTCGTGGTGCTGCTGTTTCTGCAGACACTGGGGACGCTCTATATCCCTACCCTTACAGCGGATATCGTAAACAACGGTATCGTCTATGGGGATATCCCCTATATCATCAGAACCGGCGGCATCATGCTGCTTTTTGCCGTAATGACTGGTGTCTTCGCCATACTGGGCACCTGGTTTTCGGCGATTCTCTCGTCCGGCACCGGGCGGGATATCCGAAACGCATTGTTCAGAAAGGCCCAGCGCTTTTCCATCAATGATTTTAACAGCATCGGCACAGCTTCCATGATCACGCGCAACACCAGCGACGTGAACCAGATTCAGCAGGCCGTGATCATGATGCTGCAGATGATGCTGCCAGCCCCCATCATGGCCGTTGCAGGACTGATCCTGGCCTTTTCAAAGAACGCCTTTATGGGCGGCATTATTGTCGCTACCATGGTTCTGTTCATGATTCTGGCTGTGATCATTGAGCGGAAAACCATGCCCTTATTCGGCCTGCTGCAGACTGGGATGGATAAAATCAACCGCTTTATGCGTGAATACATTACCGGGGTGCGGGTCATCCGCGCCTTTAACCGGACCGATTTTGAGCGCCGGCGCGTCAATACCTCTTTCGAGGACTACGCAAACACAGCTATCCGCATCAACAAAATTTTCGCTGTCGCCATGCCGCTGGTTCTGATGCTCTTAAACCTCTGTACCCTGGCCATTATCTGGTTCGGAGGTATACAGATCGGTAAGGGCGCCATGGAGATCGGCGATATTATGGCCGTCATCGAATATGCCATGCTCATCCTGTTTTACCTGGTCATGGCTGTTATGGTCTTTACCATGATCCCAAGGGCTGAAGCCTGCGCAAAGCGTATCTCTGAAGTTCTGGATCTGGAGCCTGAGATCGCTGACGCTCCGGCCGAGCTTACTGCCGATCCTTCTGACGAAAAACTGGCTTTCCATCATGTGACCTTCTGTTACCAGGGGGCGGAGGAGCCTGTTTTAAGCGATCTGAATTTTACCTGCAGGGCCGGAGAAACCACAGCGATCATCGGCGGCACCGGATCAGGGAAATCCACAATTGCCAGCCTGATACCCCGTTTTTATGACATACAGGCCGGCAGCATCACCATCGACGGAGTGGATATCAAAACCCTGTCACAGAGGGATCTCCGGAACAAGGTCGGATTTGTCCCTCAAAAGGCCTTTCTATTCTCCGGTACCATCGCCGATAACCTGCGCTATGGGAAAGAGGACGCTACAATGGACGAGCTTCAGCGGGCTGCCCGCATTGCCCAGGCAGACACCTTTATCGGCGATCTAAAGTACGGGTATGAAACACGTGTGGCCCAGGGCGGAAACAACTTCTCCGGCGGCCAGAAGCAAAGGCTCTCCATTGCCAGAGCCTTAGTAAAAAAAGCCGACGTCTATATCTTTGACGACAGCTTTTCTGCGCTGGATTTCAAAACCGACGCCAATCTGCGGGCCGCCTTAAAGGCCGAGATTAAAGGCGCTGCCATCATTGTGGTGGCGCAGCGGGTCAGCTCCATTGTGGACGCGGACCAGATTATCGTACTGGACAACGGTATTATCGCCGGCAAGGGCACCCACCGCGAGCTGCTCGAAAACTGTCCGGTATACCGGGAAATCGCGGAGTCACAGTTAAGTAAGGAGGAACTTGCATGA
- a CDS encoding ABC transporter ATP-binding protein: protein MSERQENEVTTFDDGMSAEKARYAGKTAKRLFSKLLEQKGKLIVVLISVVFSCAFTLAAPMVIGQAINQIFDSVRHSLETGAAFTMNFSAMGQILGLLLCLYVFSAAFNYLQQYLMASVSQKLTLSLRESLSAKLARMPLSYFDSHKKGDILSRATNDLEKVADTLQEGLMQFIITIVTIIGAVTLMLVISPLLTLIAFVMIIVGMVITALVARRSQHCFARNQKTLGELNGHIEEFFTGQVVIKAFNREDASTQTVEEVNERLYAASRNAQFITFAVNPLIRLMNQIGYVLIAVMGAFFVIQGRLSLGVIQAFFQYVNQASEPITEAAYIFNSMQAAIASAERVFEVLDEEDEVPDISPAKALTEPKGDVRFEHVRFGYSPNRLLMKDISIDVKAGEKIAVVGPTGAGKTTLINLLMRFYELDGGRILIDNIDIRDLRRGDLRSQFGMVLQDTWLFGGTIEDNIAYGRKAATREEIVHAAKAARADHFIRTLPQGYQTILNDEASNISQGQRQLLTIARAILADPAILILDEATSSVDTRTELEIQKAMDHLMKGRTSFVIAHRLSTIIDADHILVMKNGTIVEQGTHLGLLAQNGFYADLYNSQFTVKVS, encoded by the coding sequence ATGAGTGAACGTCAGGAAAACGAAGTAACCACCTTTGACGACGGCATGTCTGCCGAAAAAGCGCGCTATGCCGGAAAGACAGCGAAGCGGCTTTTCTCAAAACTTTTAGAACAAAAGGGCAAACTGATTGTTGTGCTGATCTCTGTCGTTTTCAGCTGTGCCTTTACGCTGGCCGCCCCCATGGTCATTGGCCAGGCCATCAACCAGATATTCGACAGCGTCCGCCACTCCCTTGAGACTGGCGCCGCCTTTACCATGAACTTCAGCGCCATGGGCCAGATACTGGGCCTGCTGCTGTGCCTTTACGTATTCAGCGCCGCCTTTAACTATCTGCAGCAATACCTCATGGCCAGCGTCTCCCAGAAGCTGACGCTGTCGCTGAGAGAATCCCTGAGCGCCAAGCTCGCCCGGATGCCCCTGAGCTATTTTGACAGCCACAAAAAGGGGGACATTTTAAGCCGAGCCACCAATGACCTTGAAAAGGTCGCGGATACCCTTCAGGAAGGGCTGATGCAGTTTATTATCACGATTGTCACGATCATCGGCGCTGTGACCCTGATGCTGGTTATCAGTCCGCTGCTGACGCTGATCGCCTTTGTGATGATCATTGTCGGTATGGTGATTACCGCTCTGGTTGCGCGCCGCAGCCAGCACTGTTTTGCCAGAAACCAGAAAACTCTCGGCGAGCTCAACGGCCATATCGAGGAATTCTTTACCGGCCAGGTGGTCATCAAGGCCTTTAACCGTGAGGACGCCTCTACCCAAACGGTGGAGGAGGTCAACGAGCGTCTTTACGCGGCCAGCCGCAACGCTCAGTTCATCACCTTTGCGGTCAATCCGCTGATCCGGCTCATGAACCAGATCGGCTATGTGCTGATCGCGGTAATGGGCGCGTTCTTTGTTATCCAGGGACGGCTGTCCCTTGGGGTTATCCAGGCTTTCTTCCAATATGTGAACCAGGCCTCTGAGCCGATCACTGAAGCGGCCTATATCTTTAACTCCATGCAGGCTGCCATCGCTTCGGCCGAGCGGGTCTTTGAGGTGCTGGACGAGGAAGACGAGGTGCCGGACATCTCCCCGGCAAAGGCTCTGACAGAGCCCAAAGGCGACGTGCGGTTTGAGCACGTCCGGTTTGGCTACAGCCCGAACCGCCTGCTGATGAAGGATATCAGCATTGACGTGAAGGCCGGGGAAAAGATTGCGGTTGTCGGCCCCACCGGCGCGGGCAAGACCACGCTGATCAACCTGCTCATGCGCTTTTACGAGCTGGACGGCGGCCGCATTCTGATCGACAACATCGACATCCGCGATCTGCGCCGCGGAGACTTGCGCTCACAGTTTGGCATGGTGCTCCAGGATACCTGGCTCTTTGGCGGAACCATTGAGGACAATATCGCCTATGGCCGCAAAGCGGCTACCCGGGAGGAAATTGTCCACGCTGCCAAAGCCGCCCGGGCGGATCACTTTATCCGTACGCTGCCCCAGGGCTACCAGACCATTCTGAACGATGAGGCCTCCAATATCTCACAGGGGCAGCGCCAGCTGCTCACCATCGCCCGGGCCATTCTGGCTGATCCGGCCATCCTGATCCTGGATGAGGCGACCTCCAGCGTCGACACACGGACCGAGCTCGAAATTCAGAAAGCCATGGACCACCTGATGAAGGGGCGCACCAGCTTTGTCATCGCTCACCGGCTGTCCACCATCATCGACGCCGACCATATTCTGGTTATGAAAAACGGCACCATCGTGGAGCAGGGCACTCACCTGGGGCTGCTCGCGCAAAACGGCTTTTACGCCGACCTGTATAACAGCCAGTTTACCGTCAAAGTCTCCTAA
- a CDS encoding bifunctional enoyl-CoA hydratase/phosphate acetyltransferase gives MYHFKEMRDQLIKQAQTKKAVVAVAAAGDLPVLQTVKMMNDYGFGTAILVGDAAKIEYFAKETGCNLEENTVVDIKDDGQAANVAVGLARNDAADIVMKGLLQTKTYLKAILNKEHGLRTGKLLNAVTAFESAALGRVFLATDCGMIVSPTLEDKVEMIGNATTLANALGCEMPKISCLSAVETVNANMPDGYDAAVLSKMNERGQIKGCIIDGPLSMDLSISEMSVEHKGIVSPVAGKADVLLMPNLQAGNIFWKTMTYLAGAKSGAVVMGTAKPAVLTSRADTAEAKLNSVAMALLLAAHQKR, from the coding sequence ATGTACCATTTCAAGGAAATGCGTGACCAGCTGATCAAACAGGCCCAGACCAAAAAAGCCGTTGTGGCCGTTGCCGCCGCCGGCGACCTGCCTGTTTTGCAGACGGTTAAAATGATGAACGACTACGGCTTTGGAACCGCCATTCTGGTAGGCGACGCGGCTAAAATCGAATATTTTGCCAAGGAAACCGGATGCAATCTGGAAGAAAATACCGTGGTTGACATAAAGGACGATGGTCAGGCTGCCAACGTGGCAGTAGGGCTGGCCCGCAACGACGCGGCCGACATTGTCATGAAGGGTCTGCTCCAGACCAAAACCTACCTGAAGGCCATCCTGAACAAGGAGCACGGCCTGCGGACCGGCAAGCTTTTAAACGCTGTTACCGCCTTTGAATCCGCTGCGCTCGGCCGGGTTTTCCTGGCAACAGACTGCGGCATGATCGTCTCCCCCACCCTTGAGGATAAAGTCGAAATGATCGGCAACGCCACAACCCTGGCAAATGCCCTGGGCTGTGAAATGCCGAAAATTTCCTGTCTGAGTGCCGTTGAAACCGTCAACGCCAATATGCCTGACGGCTACGACGCGGCTGTGCTCTCAAAAATGAATGAACGCGGCCAGATCAAGGGCTGTATCATCGACGGCCCCCTGTCCATGGACCTCTCCATCTCCGAGATGTCCGTTGAGCACAAGGGGATCGTGAGCCCGGTGGCCGGCAAGGCCGACGTGCTGCTCATGCCAAATCTCCAGGCCGGCAACATCTTCTGGAAGACCATGACCTACCTGGCAGGCGCAAAGAGCGGCGCAGTGGTCATGGGCACCGCCAAGCCTGCGGTTCTGACCTCCCGCGCCGATACGGCCGAGGCCAAACTCAACAGTGTCGCCATGGCACTGCTTCTGGCAGCGCATCAGAAACGCTGA